In the Pedobacter cryoconitis genome, GGTAAGTATTTGATTAACAGCAGGACCTTGCTGCTCACCAAACTTACAGGCTTCATTTTACTGATGATGTGCATGCAGGTTTCGGCCACAGGATTTGCACAACAGAAAATAACCATTGATGCAGATCATATCAGCATCAGAAATCTGCTGAAAACGATTGAACAGCAAACAGATTACCGGTTCGTTTACAGTGATCAGACCTTGTCAAAAGAGGAAAAAGCCTCATTAAACCTCCATATGGTTTCGCTTGACGAAGCGATGAAGTCTATTTTAAAGGAAACCAGGCTTACCTATACGCTGAAAGAAAACAATCTTGTGGTGATTTACCCGGCAGCAAAAACACGAATTGATCTGGTGATTTCTGGTCGTGTGGAAGATGAGGCAGGACTACCATTACCCGGCGTATCCGTTAAATTAAGCGGATCAACTGTAGCTACTACAACAGATTCGAAAGGAAATTACGCAATCCGTGTGCCTGATGCAGCTGCGATCCTTGAATTTTCTTACGTAGGCTATATTAAACAGACACTTTCAGCCAGTGGAAATCCAATCAATGTGATCTTAAAAAGTGATAACCTGAACTTACAGGAAGTTATAGTTACAGGTTATACAAACTACAAACGTACCCAATCTGCAAGTGCAGCAACTTTAGTTACTGCAGAGAAAATTAATGATGTAGCAGGGCTGACCTTTGACCAGATTTTACAGGGCAGAGTGGCAGGAATGAGTGTGATTTCCAGTTCAGGACAACCAGGACAAAGCGCTGCAGTGGTAATCCGCGGGGTTGGGAGCGTAAATGGATCTTCTGCGCCATTGTATATTATGGATGGAACGCCAATAGAGGCAAGCTTCTTTCAAACTATCAATTCTGCTGATATTGAAAATGTGACCGTATTAAAAGATGCCTCTGCCAAAGCACTCTATGGATCAAGAGGATCTAATGGTGTTATTGTGATCACTACTAAAAAAGGAAAAGCAGGTAAAATACAAGTACAGTATACTTCACAATATGGTTTTTCGAAACTAACAGATCCTAAATTCACCATGATGAATACCGCTCAGCGCTTATCATTTGAAGAAGGTGTAGGTCTTGATTTTGGGAGAGACCTTGGACCGGGATGGACTTATTCTCCTAAAAACCCTGATTATATATCCGGAACTCCAGGTTTCAGACAAAATGCAGATCATACTTTAGATAGTATAAGAAATATCAATATTGACTGGAGAGATGAATTCTATCAGCAAAGCAAATTCCAGGAACAACAGGTTAGTGTGAGTGGTGGAAACGAGAATGTACGTTTTTATAACTCGCTGAATTATTATAAACAGGATGGGGTTGCTAAACGTACGGGGCTGGAAAGATATGCCCTGAAAAGTAATCTTGATTTTAAATCAGATAAGTTTTCAGGAAATGTAAACTTGAATATTGGCTATTCTAACCAGAGTTTTACTGAAGGGGAAGGGAGCAGCAGAGGGGGTACAGCGATGTCTGCAGTTTATTATGCGCTTCCTTATGAAAACCCTTATGCACCTGACGGTACTTTGATTCATCCGGGTAACCAGGATCAGTATTTTATTGCAGATCAGCGGGAAGGTAGTCAGGCATTGGAACGTTTATTTAATTCTTCCAGCAAAACTGATCAGTTAAAATCTATCATTGGTGTGGCTTTAGCTTATCAAATCCTACCAGAACTGAAGGTTACGACCAGAGCAGGTATAGATTATAGAAATTCAACCGATCAGGCTTATATCAATCCGGATTCTTATTATGGATCAACTGACAATACCAATACGCTGGGTGGAAAAGGCAGATTTGATGAAGGCACCAGAAGGAATTTCAATATCATCTCTACAACAGGTTTGACTTATGCTAAAACCTTCAATGGAAAACATGATTTTGAAGCTTCTGCTTTTTATGAATATGTCTATAACAACTATAACTCTTTTGGTTTTACCGGCTTTGGATTAGATGGAAGATTACCAGAAACACCAGCTGGAATTACCAATAGCGTAGATTATCTGCCTAATGTAGGTGGTTCAAAAACAAGCAGCGCATTAGCTTCCTTTATGAGTGTGGCCAGGTATACTTATGATAGCAAGTATACCCTGACCGGGAGTTACCGTTATGATGGGTCAACGAAAGTTGCTCCACAAAATAAATGGCATGGCTTTTACTCGGTGGGCGCAAACTGGAATGCTAAAAATGAAGATTTCCTGAAAAATAGTACGCTTATTTCAGCATTGAGTTTCAGGGTCAGTTATGGTACTTCAGCGAGTCCTTTTGGAACCGGAGACTTCTTATATCTGCCAACTTATGGCGCAAATGTAACTTATGGAGGTAAACCAGGAGTCAGCCCGATTTCTGCTGGTAATCCCAATTTCGACTGGGAATATGTGAATGAATTCAATACAGGTTTTGAACTGGCTTTATTTAAAAGTCAGCGATTACGGTTGTCGGCAGATTACTATAATAAAATCACTAATAATATGTTCATCGATCAGCCGCCATCAGCTACAGCCGGTTTTCCACTGCTGAGTTTAAGTACCGGAAAGATGAGAAACAGGGGGGTAGAGTTTGATTTGAGTGGTGATATCCTAAAAACCAGAGATTTTACCTGGACTGTTGGGGTGAATGCTGGTTACAATAAAAACGTAGTACTCCATGTAACTGATGTTGCGGATTCTTACCCTGATGGGGATACAAGGATCTTACAAGTTGGTTTGCCGTATGGATCTTATTATGCGCCGCAATGGGCAGGTGTGAATTCACAAACTGGTGAAGCACAGTACTATAATCTGGATGGAAGCATTACTACAACTTATAATTCCAATACGCAGAGTGTAGCGAAATCCGGGAGTTTATATCCTTCATTCACAGGAGGTTTTAACACTAGTTTAAGCTGGAAAGGAATTACCGCAAGTGCACTATTTTCTTTTGTATCCGGAGTTTCCCGTTGGAACAATGAAGATTTTTACAATGAAAATCAGCGTTATGCAACCAGTAACCAGTCTATCAGAATGCTGGATGACCGCTGGATGAAGCCAGGTGATGTGAAAGCCTTGCAGCGTTTTGATATCCCGAGAAATTTCACCTCAAAAGATATCCAGGATGCTTCTTTTTTGAGGTTAAGAAATGTAAATATCAGTTATACTTTGCCTAAAACGGTGCTGGAAAAAATTAAGGTGTTCAGTAACTTAAAGGTTTTTGTACAAGGACAGAATTTAGTCACCTGGACCAAATGGAGAGGATTGGATCCTGAAAATAATGGTGTTGCGGGACTTTTCCAATATCCAAACGCAAGAACATATACCGCAGGAATTAGTGTTAACTTTTAAAATTACAGCCATGATTAATCCTATAAAATATACCCTAGTACTCTCTCTGTTCATGTTCTTTTCTTCCTGCACCAAACTGGATTTAAAGCCTACAGATACTATAGATGCAGAAAAGGCTTACCGAAACCTGAATGATGTCAATTTAGGACTGATTGGAGTTTATGCACAACTCAATTATACTTTGATAGGCGTGAATGCTATTATTTCTGACGAAGTAATGCTGCCTACAGAGAATACAGTAAGTAATACAGATGCTCACCGGTGGCTTTATACTGCTGATAATGGCTCTGTTACGAGTTCTTACAGTGACTATTATGTCGCAATAGACAGGATAAACAGAGTTTTGGAAGGTTTGGATAAACTCACTAGTACTGATAAGGCAACTGCAGACCGGTATCGTGGAGAATTGCTCGCCTTAAGAGCTTTTTGTCACTTTGAATTACTCAGAATGTATGGTTCAGCATATCAAAATGGAGCTCTCGGTGTTCCTTATATGAAAACCTCAGTAATCAGCTACCCGGCAAGAGATGCGTTTGAAGTTGTGGTAGCTGCCGCTAAAGCCGATCTTTTAGCAGCTAAAGCATTGATCCCTTTATCTTTTGATGATAAAACAAGAGTTACTAAAATTGCGGTTTCAGCGATACAGGCAAGACTGGCATTGTATGAAAAAAACTGGGCAGAAGCAATAACCTATTCTACCGAAGTAATCAATTTAATGCCGCTGGCCACAACAGCACAATTTCCTGGCATATGGACTGAT is a window encoding:
- a CDS encoding SusC/RagA family TonB-linked outer membrane protein: MRKTLRLERAGKYLINSRTLLLTKLTGFILLMMCMQVSATGFAQQKITIDADHISIRNLLKTIEQQTDYRFVYSDQTLSKEEKASLNLHMVSLDEAMKSILKETRLTYTLKENNLVVIYPAAKTRIDLVISGRVEDEAGLPLPGVSVKLSGSTVATTTDSKGNYAIRVPDAAAILEFSYVGYIKQTLSASGNPINVILKSDNLNLQEVIVTGYTNYKRTQSASAATLVTAEKINDVAGLTFDQILQGRVAGMSVISSSGQPGQSAAVVIRGVGSVNGSSAPLYIMDGTPIEASFFQTINSADIENVTVLKDASAKALYGSRGSNGVIVITTKKGKAGKIQVQYTSQYGFSKLTDPKFTMMNTAQRLSFEEGVGLDFGRDLGPGWTYSPKNPDYISGTPGFRQNADHTLDSIRNINIDWRDEFYQQSKFQEQQVSVSGGNENVRFYNSLNYYKQDGVAKRTGLERYALKSNLDFKSDKFSGNVNLNIGYSNQSFTEGEGSSRGGTAMSAVYYALPYENPYAPDGTLIHPGNQDQYFIADQREGSQALERLFNSSSKTDQLKSIIGVALAYQILPELKVTTRAGIDYRNSTDQAYINPDSYYGSTDNTNTLGGKGRFDEGTRRNFNIISTTGLTYAKTFNGKHDFEASAFYEYVYNNYNSFGFTGFGLDGRLPETPAGITNSVDYLPNVGGSKTSSALASFMSVARYTYDSKYTLTGSYRYDGSTKVAPQNKWHGFYSVGANWNAKNEDFLKNSTLISALSFRVSYGTSASPFGTGDFLYLPTYGANVTYGGKPGVSPISAGNPNFDWEYVNEFNTGFELALFKSQRLRLSADYYNKITNNMFIDQPPSATAGFPLLSLSTGKMRNRGVEFDLSGDILKTRDFTWTVGVNAGYNKNVVLHVTDVADSYPDGDTRILQVGLPYGSYYAPQWAGVNSQTGEAQYYNLDGSITTTYNSNTQSVAKSGSLYPSFTGGFNTSLSWKGITASALFSFVSGVSRWNNEDFYNENQRYATSNQSIRMLDDRWMKPGDVKALQRFDIPRNFTSKDIQDASFLRLRNVNISYTLPKTVLEKIKVFSNLKVFVQGQNLVTWTKWRGLDPENNGVAGLFQYPNARTYTAGISVNF
- a CDS encoding RagB/SusD family nutrient uptake outer membrane protein, which produces MINPIKYTLVLSLFMFFSSCTKLDLKPTDTIDAEKAYRNLNDVNLGLIGVYAQLNYTLIGVNAIISDEVMLPTENTVSNTDAHRWLYTADNGSVTSSYSDYYVAIDRINRVLEGLDKLTSTDKATADRYRGELLALRAFCHFELLRMYGSAYQNGALGVPYMKTSVISYPARDAFEVVVAAAKADLLAAKALIPLSFDDKTRVTKIAVSAIQARLALYEKNWAEAITYSTEVINLMPLATTAQFPGIWTDAADDEVIWKLKRMPDETRTGDLFFRQTGSIVLYAPSFKLINSFDQENDIRYQAYIKFDDTRGLKKSQYLVNKYAGTALSPGLADLKMFRTGEMYLIRAEAEAESTGNATGDLNTLRAARIKDYTAVNFAGKDDLILAIYTERFKELAFEGHRFFDLKRRNLPVERLPEDAINTSGAIKLLPSKAQYSLPLPALEISVNKNTVQNPNY